CGAGATCGGCTAGAAATACGACATTAAAAAATCTTGAAAAAACAAAAGATGGTCAGTACAAATTGGATATCCAGTATTTGGATAACAATGGCGACAGATATAAAGATAAAAAGAGCAATGTAAAATATAATTCGGTCAGTGATGGTATTTTATTTAATGGATCAAAAGATTTTGGGAAATTTACTTTGGGAACAACTTTTGGGTATGACACATCTAATGTTTATTACAAAGAAAAATTTGAAGATATAAAAGAAAAAATTAAATCTTATCAGCTTGGATTAAGTGTAAAATATGACTTTAACGACAACATTGATTTAATAGGAAATTTACTTTATTCGACAAATAAACATAGATTTGAGACAAGTAAAACTCTTGGAGCTATAAGTGATGCGGAATTTAAGTCAAAGATTTTAGATTTTTCAACAAAATTAGGTTACAAATTTTTATTTGACAACGGCTACATAAAACCATATGTCGGTCTTGGAGTTACAAGAGTTAAAGAAGGAGATATTGACAAACTTAACTTTTTAGGAACATCGACAACTTTACCAAACGGAATAATTGGAATTTATGGAGAAACATCGCTTGGAAAAGTTGATTTATTTGGTAATGTGGAATATGAAAGTAGATTTTCTAAAAAATCTTATCACAGAGAAAGAGAACATTTGACAAGATATGAACTTGCGCCGTTATCTTATTCAAGAGGTGGAGTAAATGCGGAAGCTGGTTTAAAATATAATGTCACAAATAATTTTGGTGTAAAATTATCTTATGAATTGCAAGACAGTAAAAATAGCGCTGTAAAATTAGGATTTAATGCCGCATTTTAAAAGGATATTTTAAAAATATAAGGAGAAGAGATTTAATTAATTTATGGAAGAGAGTAAAAACAAAAATTTTATAAATAAAAAAAATATGATAATTGCAGGAATTGTATCTTTTGCAATTCTTGTGATTGTTATTTTAATACTGATATTTAATGGAAATAAAAATTTAAAAGATAATGGTGTTTTCGAGGAGGATGACAATATTTTTAGAATTAATCCAGTAAAAGACCCACAACTCGCATATTATAATTTTCGTGGAGAAGAATATCCTGATTGGTCAAAATTTGGACGAGTTCGAAGTAATGGTCTAAGAGTTCATCAGGGAGTTGACATTTTTGCGCAGCCTGGGACTGATGTGTATGCGGTTTTAGATGGAAAAGTTGTTGATTTATATGTTGATAAAAAAGGTTACGGTCTAAATCTTTATTTGGAAGTAAATCCTGCTGATTTGGAAAAAATAAAAAGAAAGCATTATAAGCCAAAAGAAAGTGCAAGAGAACAGCTTTACGGACCTAATTACAATCCTGCGTTTCCGATAAAGTATATAAGATATGCTCATTTGAGCGAAGTTAAAGTAAAAGTTGGTGATGAAGTGAAAGCTGGACAGGTTATAGCAAAAACAGGGACAACAGGAAATGCAAGTGGAACTCATGCGCCACATTTACATTTTGAAATAGCTTTTGAAATGAGAGGAAAAGGTCTTTTAAACAGAGTCGATCCTGAAATGTATTTTAAAATAAAAAATGGAAATAATTTGACCAAAGAGGAGAAAAAAATTCAAACTGAGAAAAGTAAAATGCAGTGGTTTGAGCCAAAAGGCTATGACAAAGGATTTATAACTGAAAGCATATTTTTGGAGAAAGAAAAGGAAAAAGAAAAGTTGGAAAAAAATTTAAAAGATGGTAAAAAAATCGAAGAAATTGAAAAAACTAAAAAATTAAAAAATAAAACTCAAAAAAATCAAAAAAGAGAATAGAATAGAACAAGGAAAGTAGGGAAAATTTATGAAAAAACTAAAGAAAGCACTTTTAGTATATAATCCGAAATCTGGAAATTCAAATGTAATTTTGAATAATTTCGATTTGATAGTTACCAAACTTTTAAAAAAGGGAATTATAGTAACTTTTTACAGTATAAATAAAAATTATAATAAACTCTGTGATATTTTGGCAAGTGAAAAATATGATATTTTAATTTTATCTGGTGGAGATGGTACGCTTAGCCGAACTTTAAGTGAAATTTATGTAAAAAATATAAAGTTTCCAAAAGTTGCTATTTTTCCAACTGGAACTTCAAATGATTTTGGAAAATCACTAAATTTAGGAAATAATATTGATGATTGGATTTACAATATTTTAATAAAAGAGCCGAAGTATGTTGATTTTGGTTTAATTAATGGGAAGAAGATTTTTTTGTCATCTTATGCAAGTGGACTTTTTTCAAAAATTTCTTATAATACAGACAAAAATTTAAAAAAGACAATTGGAAAAGTTGCATATTATTTGAATGGACTCACAGAATTGACAAATATAAAAAAATTTGATTTAAAAATGCAGATTTTTGATGGAAAAGATTATGAAGATATTGAAGAAAAGGCAATTTTATTTATGATTTTGAATGGAAAAAGTGTTGCTGGATTTGATGAAATAATTTACAATGCGGATGTAAATGATGAATTTTTGCATATTTTAATTGTAAAAAATATTGACAATCCGCTTGATATTTCAAAAATATTTTTAGATTTATTAAATAATAATTTGATGAACAACGATTATGTGAGAATTTTGCAGATAAAAAAATGTGAAATTAAAAAAATTGAAGAAAAAATAGGAGTTAGCATTGATGGCGAAAGAGGGAAAAATGAAGATGTGAGCGTAAAAGTCATTAGTAATAAGTTAAAAATATTTTATTAATTTTCTTAAAATTGTAAATAAAAAAAAAGATATTTAAAATAAGTCTTTAAAAAATTTAAAAAATGTGGTATAAATAATATATAATAAAAAATTTGATTATGGAGGAAAAAAAGTATGAATAATGGATATTTAAGTTTTGTTTTGCATGCACATTTGCCTTATGTAAGACATCCTGAATATGAGGAATTTTTGGAAGAAGACTGGCTATATGAAGCTATTACTGAAACATATATTCCGCTTTTGGAAATGTTTGAAAATTTAACAAGGGATAATATTCCTTGGAATATGACAATAACAATGTCAGGGACACTTGTAAATATGATGAATGACGATTTGTTGAGAAACAGATATTTAAAACATATCAACAAGCTTGTTGAATTTTGTAAAAAAGAATTAGAAAGATTAGCACCTTATCCTGATATGAAAAAAGTTGCTGAACATAATTTGTGGTTTAACCAAAGAGCAAAAGATGTTTTTGAGAAAAAATACGGAAGAGATTTAGTAGGAGCATTTAGAAAATTTCAGGATCAAGGGAATTTGGAAATTATACCTGTTACAGCGACACATGGATTTTTACCTGTTATGAAAGATTATCCAGAAGCAGTAAACGCTCAGGTTTATATGGCAAAAAAAGATTACATAAAAAACTTTGGAAGAGAACCTAAAGGAATATGGCTTGCAGAATGTGCTTATTATCCTGGACAAGATAAATTTTTGGAAAAACACGGATTCCGTTACTTTTTAGTCGACGCTCACGGAATAATGCACAGTGATCCAAGACCAGTTTATGGAATTTATTCACCTGTTTATACAAAAAATTATGTTGCAGCATTTGCTCGTGACTTAGAATCATCAGAACAAGTTTGGAGTTCGGAAATTGGATATCCTGGAGATGGAGTTTATAGAGAATTCCATAAAGATGCTGGATATGAATTGGACTACGATTATGTAAAACCTTATTTACATAGTGATGGTGTAAGAAGAAATATTGGAATAAAATATCACGCAATCACAGATAAAAAAGGTACTTACAAAGCGGTTTATGACCCTGAGTTAGCATATAACAGAGCCAAAGAACATGCTTATAATTTCGTATTTAATCGTTCTAAACAAATTCAATTTTTGGCTTCAAAAATGAAATATAGAAAACCAATTGTAATTTCACCATATGATGCGGAATTATACGGACACTGGTGGTATGAAGGACCTATCTTCTTGGAATGGGTATTTAGAGCAGCAGCAGAATCTGATTTTTCAACAATTACACCATATAAATATTTGAAAAAATATCCAACTAACCAAATTGTGGATGTAAGTATGTCAAGCTGGGGAGCAAATGGATATTATGATGTTTGGATTGATGGTTCAAACGATTATGCGTATAGACATTTGCACAAAGCAGCAGAAAAAATGATAGAACTTGCAAATGGAAGAGAACCTTACAATGAATTGGAATACAGAGCATTAAATCAAGCTGCAAGAGAATTAGTCATGGCTCAGACTTCTTGTTGGGAATTTATAATGTATACAGGAACAATGGTGGGTTATGCTCATAAAAAAATAAGTGACCATGTAAATAGATTATTCAAAATTTACGAAGATTTCAAAGGTGGTTCGCTTGACGAAAGCTGGATTTCTGAAATAGAAAGTAGAGACAATATTTTCCCTGAAATGGATTATAGAATGTATAGAAGTGACTGGCTATAAAAATTAAAAAATTAGAAAAATAAAAAAGATAAGAAAATAAAAAATAAAAAATAAAAAAAATTTTATTAAATCGGACTGGACTTGAGCCAGTCTTTTTTATAAAATTTAAAAAAATATAAAGAAAAAAGAAAAAGAAAGAATGCAAGAAAGAAAAAAATACAAGAAAGAAGAAAAAAATGAAAGAAATTATAAAAGTTTTACAAGTTTTGTATAAAATTATTGTTTCTTATATTATTTCTACAAAAGTAAAACTTATGCGAAATGAAAATAAATATTTGAAAAATGATGTTCGTTTAAAGAAGTTTAAATTTATGATGTTAAAAAAAATAGAAAATGAAATAAGGGAATTAAGAAAAGTTTGTGAAAAAAATAAGACTAAGAAAAATTTAAAAAATCTTTATTACAAGCGAAAAAAATATTTGAAAATAAAAAATAATCAAATTAAAATAATGGATTTTTCCCAATTCTTTTTGGAAATTACGGTTTATGTAATGTTGATATTGACTTCTTTAAATATCGCCTGGCAAATTAAAGTTTTGGATTATCACATTTATTTATTGATTTTTGTGAGCTGGATAACATTTGTCATAGTTTGGATGAGTTTGGTTTTTATAAGGTGGGCAAGTCTATTTTGGGTGCAGATGACGAAAAAGTTTTATATTGGTGCTTTTTATTTGCATATTAAATGGGATAAAATAATAGTTGGAATAATTTTGCTGTTTTTGGCAAATCTTACTTTTCAGAATTATACAAAAAAGCTTTTGGAGAAAAATCAGAGTTTTTTAATTTTGGAAAGCGATGATGTGGATGATATGGATTTGTTGAAAAATTCTACTATTGAAATTTTGAATGAAAATTATCATTTTAAATGGTCGGTTGATAAAAATGGGAAAATTATTGATTCGAGAAATAAAATAGAAGGAAATTATAGAGTTGAAAATTTGTTAGTCAAGGAAAATAGCAGTCTTATGCTTTATTATGAAAAAAATAGAAGTAATTTTGAAGAAGAAAATGGAAATTTGAATTCACAAAAGGGCGAATATGTTGATTTAAAAAATAATGTTGTGAAAATTTTTTCAAAAAATAAAATTTATAGCGGAAATATTATTTCAGGAAAAGTTATAAAACTTTCAAATGGAATTTATTTACCGTTAAACAGTAGTTATCGATATTTTCAAAAAAACAAAGGGAAAGAAATTTTTATTGTGGATAAAAAATTGAAAATAAAAAAACAGATTAATTATGTGATGTTTTTGATTTCTGTAATTTTTATGTTACTTTTGACTTTAAAAAATAGATATTTTGAGCTGGAATTTATTACAAAAGAAAAAATTATGTATAAAATTTTGCAAAGAGAGAAAAAATATTCGTTTGAAATAAGAAAACTTGTACTTTCAATATTAAAAATAATCCGCATGGCAACTGCAATTTATATTCCTGTGCAGGTTTATTTGCTAAGAAATATCGTATTTAGTCTTTTTTTAGAAAAAAGTTTGTATAAAATCAACAAAAACATAAATTTATTATTTTCATTATTATTTTCACAAACTTTTCTTTTGACAATTTTAATATTTTATGGCTTGAGAAAACTTTATAAAATTTTGAGAGTTATTGCAAAAATAATTTATGAAGAAGGAAGTAATGATTTAAGAGATTTGATAGAAAATGAAAATGAAAAAGATAAAAAAAATAAATTAAATAAAATAAATTAAACTAAAAAATCCCACATCTTAAAATCTTTAGTCAATTGTGGTATAATAATTTATAAAATAAAATTGACGATATTAATTTAAGAAAGGAAAAAATTATGATAGCTGCCTTAAAAGGAATGAAAGATAGATATTCTGATGATGTGAAAAAATACGATGCGATTGTAGATGCTTCAAAAAAAGTTTTTGGAAAATATGGATTTGAGCGAATAATTACGCCGATTTTAGAGGAAACGGAGCTTTTTAGAAGAGGTGTTGGAGATGAGACTGATGTTGTTTCAAAAGAAATGTATGATTTTAAGGATAAAGGAGAAAGAGATGTTACAATGCGTCCAGAAGGAACTGCGGGAGTTGTGAGAGCGTATCTTGAAGCTGGATTTCATAAGTCTTCTCCAATAGTGAAATGGTTTTACAATGGTCCAATGTACAGATACGAAGCACCGCAAAAAGGGAGAATGAGAGAATTTCATCAAACTGGAGTGGAAATGTTTGGTGTGAGAAGTGCTTATTTAGATGCAGAAATTATTAAAATGGGTTGTGATTTTCTTGAAGAGCTTGGAATTACTGGCTTAGTTGTGGAAATTAACAGCTTGGGAAATGTTGAGTCGAGAAAAAAATATATTGAAGATTTGAAAAAATTTATGTTTGAAAGACTTGATAAATTGAGTGAAGATTCGCAAAAAAGATATGAGAAAAATCCTTTGAGAGCTTTGGATTCTAAGGATAAAGGTGATCAGGAAGAGTTTAAAAATGCACCAAAACTTTATGATTATTTGGATGAAGAAAGTAAAAAATATTTTGAAGATACTAAAAAATATTTGGAATTGTTGGGCGTGAATTATGTTGTAAATGATAAATTAGTTAGAGGGCTTGACTATTATTCGGACACGGTTTTTGAAATTAAATCGAGTAAATTGGGGTCACAAGCGACAGTTCTAGCGGGTGGACGATATGACAGATTGCTTGAAATATTAGGAAATGCGAAAGTTCCTGGAATTGGATTTGCCGCTGGAATGGAAAGAATTGCGATGTTAATGGATGATTCTATAATTTCTGAAAATGAAGAAAAAATTTATGTAATTTATTTCGATGATACAAAAGAATATTTTGTGAAAACAGTAAATGAACTTAGAAAAAATGGCATTAAAGTAAACTTTGACTATAATGCAAAAAGTTTTGGAGCACAAATGAAAAAGGCAAACCGTGAAAATGCTGAATATGTGTTGATTTTAGGGGAAGAAGAACGAGATGAAAATGTGATTACGGTTAAGAAATTTAGTACTGGGGAGCAGAAAAAATATGGCTTCGAGGAAGTTTTGAAAATTTTGAAATAAATTTGAAAGGAATGATTATTCATGTGGATTCATCATTTGACACATATTGAAAATTTAGATAGTATTTTAAAAAATGGATTAATGTCTAGAAATGAATTAAAAAATATAGGATGTGATTATAAAGATACAGCAAATATAGAAATAGTTGAAAAAAGAGGTGGATTAGAAAATAATATTCCTTTTCATATTGATTATCTACAAAAAAAATATGGAATTCCTTATAATTGGAGTGTTTTGAAGGTTAATAAAAAAGAAAATATGATTTTTTTAAATTGTGCTACAGAAAGTTTAACTTTAAATAAAATTACTCTAAATTATTTTTTATATCATCCAATTTCTAAAAATAATCACGAATTTAAAAATTTAGATGAATTTATTAAAAATTTAAGAAAAGAGGAAGAAAAGTTACCAAAATATAATGGGGGTTTGAATTATAAAGATAGAGAAGTTCAACAATTTCTTATGTCTGAAATATTAATAGAGGATAGATTAAATATAGATTTTAATTGGAAAATAATAGTTTGTTCTGAAGAACAATCAAAAAAAGTTAAAAAAATTTTGAAAAATAATAATATTGATGTTGAAATTTCTATAGATAAATATAATTATTTTTATAGGTAAAAGGTGATTTTTATGGAATTTAAAAAAGGAAATATCTTTGAAAGTGATGCTGATGCATTAATAAATCCTGTAAATACAGTTGGAATAATGGGGAAAGGATTAGCTTATCAATTTAAGAGAAAATATCTAAATAATTTCAAAAATTATGAAAAAAAATGTAAAATTAAGGAAATTGAAATTGGGAAAGATTTAGTTTATACGGTAGAAAAAGGAAAAATTATAATTAATTTTCCAACAAAAAGAAATTGGAGAGAAAATTCAAAGATTGAATATATAAAGATTGGATTGAAAAAATTGGAAGAGTTAATTTTAAAATTAGATATTAAAAGTATAGCTTTACCACCGATTGGAGCAGGAAATGGTAAGTTGGATTGGAATTTAGTAAAAAATGAAATTTTGGAATTTGATAAAAGAATTTCTCAAAAAATTAAAGTTGTGGTTTATGAACCGTCATTAAATGAGATAAAATTAGGTAAAGGACATTATTTGATAGCATATGCTTTAATCGAATGTAAAAAAATGAAAATAAAAACTGAATTGACGGATTTAATTTTTCAAAAGTTAATATATTTAGGAGATAAGAGTAATTATTTTAATTTTAAAAAGGAATTAAAAGGTCCATTTTCAAAATTATTAAACATACAGTATTTGAAATTAAAAGAATATTCAAGAACAAGTAATAAGAAAATTACTGAAATTGAAAAAGAAATGTTAAAAACTAATATAACAGAAAATTTACAAAAAGAAAAATTAAATTTAAAAAAGGCAGTAAAAATTTATATTAATATGAAAAAATTTTACAATATTTCTTCAAATAATTTATACGAAAAAGAAAGTAAAATTGAACTGCTTTCGACACTTGACTTTATATTGAAAAATGAAAATTTAAAAAATATAACGGTAGAAAATGTTTACAATAAGTTGAAAAATTGGAATAAAAGGAAGGATAAAAAATATAATATTGAAGATGTAAAAACAATGTTTGATTTTATGGAGAAAATAGGAATACTAGAGAAAAACATATTTGAAGAATATATTTTAAAAGAAATGAAGTGACTCTTTGGGAAATTTAGTAAATTGTGCTGCTATTATTCTTGCAAGTTTAATTAGATTTTTTGTTGATCACAAGTTTAAAGAAGATATAAAAATATCGTTATGAAATGTGCTGGGCTGTTCATAATAATTGTTGGTGTGAAAAGTATAATGAATTCAAAGTGGGATATTATGGTTTTAATTTATTCGATAATTAGGCAGATTATTGATATTGATTTGAAACTGAGAAATTTTGAGCTATTTTTGGGAAAAAATAAGAAAATAAAATATAAAATCATTAAATAAATAAAAGAAAGGATAAAAAATGTATAGAGACTATAAATTAAATGAATTAAGAATGGAAAATATTGGCGAAGAAGTGACTTTGTCAGGATGGATTTCTAAAGTTAGAGATTTGGGGCACTTTGTGTTTATTGACTTGAGGGATAGATATGGGGTTACTCAAATTTTGTTGAATGAGGAAGTTTCTGGGAGTGAGCTTTTTGAGGAAGCTAAAAAGTATAAGAATGAATGGGTTTTGAAGGTTACAGGAGTTGTGGCTGAGAGAAGTAGTAAAAATAAAAATATTCCAACTGGGGATATTGAAATTGAAGCGAAAAAAATTGAAGTTTTAAGCCGTGCGAAACAGTTACCGTTTGAAATTAGTGAAACTGGGAATCTTAGTGAAAATATGAGATTGACTTATAGATATTTGGATATTAGAAGACCTAAAATGTTGAATAATATTATTAAAAGAAACGATATGCTGTTTTCAATTAGAAAATTTATGAATGAAAATGGATTTTTGGATGTTGATACTCCGATTTTGGCAAAAGCGACACCTGAAGGAGCGAGGGATTTTATCGTGCCAAGTAGAACTAACAAAGGTGATTTTTATGCATTGCCACAATCACCACAATTGTTTAAGCAAATACTTATGGTTTCTGGGATTGACAAATATTATCAATTAGCAAAATGTTTTAGAGATGAGGATTTGAGAGCGGACAGACAGCCTGAATTTACTCAATTAGATGTGGAAATGTCGTTTGTTGAGCAAGAAGATGTGATTTCAATGGCTGAAGAATTGACAAAGACAGTATTTAAAGATGTTACAGGAATTGAAATTACTGAAAAATTTCCAAGAATGAGCTACGATGATGCGATGAATTTTTATGGTTCAGATAAGCCAGATTTGAGATTTGATATGAAATTGATTGATTTGTCAGAAGAAACTGCTAATTGTGGATTTGGCGTTTTTGAAAATGCGTTGAAAGATGGTGGGAATGTAAAAGCAATTGTTGCACCAAATGCGGAAAAATTCTCGAGAAAATATATAAAAGATTTGGAAGATTATGTGAAAACATACTTTAAAGCAAAAGGTTTGGCGTATATTAAAATGAATGAAAATGGAGAAATAAATTCTCCAATTGCGAAATTCTTCTCAGAAGAAAAATTGGCACAAATTATTGAAAAATTGGGAATCAAAAATAATGAAGTTGCGTTAATTTTAGCTGATAAATATAAAGTTGTGCATGATGGATTAGGAGCATTGAGATTGAAACTGGGAGAAGAGTTGGAATTAATCGACAAAAATGCGTTTAAATTTTTATGGGTAGTTGATTTTCCTATGTTTGAATGGAGTGAAGAAGAAAATAGATATAAAGCGCAACACCATCCGTTTACTTCGATTAAGGAGGAAGATAGAAAATATCTTGATACGAATGAACTTGCAAAAATCAAGACAGATTCATACGATATTGTCTTGAATGGTTATGAAATCGGTGGAGGAAGTATCAGAATTCACGATGAAGATTTACAAGCGAAAGTTTTTGAAAAATTAGGATTTAGTCAAGAAGAATTAGAAGACAAATTTGGATTCTTCTTGGAAGTGTTGAAATATGGAGTTCCGCCACATGGAGGACTTGCTTACGGAATTGATAGATGGCTTATGGCAATGTTGAAGGAAGACTCGATAAAAGAAGTAATTCCGTTCCCTAAAACTAATAAAGGACAAGACTTGATGACTGGAGCACCTGCAGGAATTGAAGAACAAGTGCTTGAAGATGATTTGAGATTGAAATTGCTGGAAGTTGAAAAAGAAGATTAGTAATAAAAAAAATTTTATAATTAAAAGATTAGCAAGGGGTCTTGACCCCTTGTCAAAAAATGTAAAAAATAAAGGAGAAGTATCCAGAATGATTTTAATATTCGGAACAAAAAGAAAATTTAAAAATTTAGGAACACTAGAAAACTGTCATTGTTCAAGATGTAACAACACATCTGACTGGAATTTTATGGAATATCGTGACTGGTTTACTTTGTTTTGGATACCAGTTTTTCCAATAAGTGGTAGAAAAGAATATTTAGAATGTCCAATTTGTCGTCAGGTTTATGATGTGCCAAAGAATTAGTTGTTTGAATTAATAAGTTAAAAAAATAAAATTAGAAAATATTTTTTAGGTTTTAGATTAAAAGTGTGAGGAAATAAATGATTTATTTTATTGGAGGGAAAAAGCAGAGGGAATTTAAGTATTTCGAGATTTTGGAGAAAATACGGAAGGAAAATGTGGGGATTAGTGAGAGTTTTTTTGATGTGGATCTGAAGGAAAATGAGCAGTTTTTGGAGAAGATTAATATTAATTCGATATTTTCAAGTCAGGAACTGGTTGTGTTAAAAAGGGCAGAAAAACTGAAAAATATTGAGGAAATCTTGAAATACATAGCAAATCTTGAGATAGTAAATAAGGAAATTATTATTGATTATGACAAGGAAGATGGGAAATTTGGGGCGAAGTTAAAAAAGTTGCTGGATGAGTTGGAAAAAAATAGGAAAATGAAAGTCTTTTTGTTTCAGAAGGAGACTGAAGAGGAAATACGGGCCTATATTGTGAATGAACTGGGAATAAATGGCAGGGATCTGGCATTGCTTCTGGAGATGATTGGAAATAATCCGTTTAAAGTTAGAAATGAAGTGGAGAAAATTAAGATTTTTTTGAATGGAGAGAAATTTGATATTAAAAAAATAAAAAATGTTGTGTCGGTTGAAAAGGAATATCGGATTTATGAGATGACACGGAATATTTTGTTGAATAAGCCAGCGGATGTAATGAGATATTTGGAGCAGAAGAAGGAATATATGGGAATTTTGTATTCTCTTTACAGTGAACTTGAAATAATGTACAAAATAAGCTCGTTAAAAGTGAAAGGGCGAAAATTCAGTAAAAATTACAACACTTTTAAAATTGAATTTGAAGAAATAAAAGAAATTTTCAAATCCAATAACAGAATCCCAAATTCCTATGTAATTTTCAAAAAAATAGAACTGGAGCGAAATTACACAAATGCCAGTTTAAAAAAATTAGTTTTTAGATGCTGGGAAATCGAAAAAGACATAAAGACTGGTAAAATAGAAATGGAAACAGGAGTGGAAATGTTAATTATGGAAATTTGCTCATTATTTAGAAAAAAATAATTTTAGAAATCCTAAAATATGAATAAATATAAACATCGAACCAAGATGTTTAAATAATTGATTTATAATTAGATTGCTTAAAAGCTATGTTAACTGTAACTGATAGAATTTCAATAAAAAAATTAAAAAATACGAATAAAATTTGAAAGTAAACATAAAAGAGGTGTATTTCTAATGGGAATATTAAAAAAGATATGGGATATGCTGCCAGAAGGACGTCCGATTTGTGTGCCTAAGCCAGAAGCGTGGGGAGTAAAACAGGAGGAAGATAAAGAAACAGATAAAGATTTAAAGAAAAAAGATGATGTGGAAAAAGTAAAAAAATAAAGTTTTTTGTGAAATTAAGTTTTAATATAAACTCATTATTGTCAGAAAATAATTG
This genomic stretch from Leptotrichia sp. oral taxon 218 harbors:
- the aspS gene encoding aspartate--tRNA ligase encodes the protein MYRDYKLNELRMENIGEEVTLSGWISKVRDLGHFVFIDLRDRYGVTQILLNEEVSGSELFEEAKKYKNEWVLKVTGVVAERSSKNKNIPTGDIEIEAKKIEVLSRAKQLPFEISETGNLSENMRLTYRYLDIRRPKMLNNIIKRNDMLFSIRKFMNENGFLDVDTPILAKATPEGARDFIVPSRTNKGDFYALPQSPQLFKQILMVSGIDKYYQLAKCFRDEDLRADRQPEFTQLDVEMSFVEQEDVISMAEELTKTVFKDVTGIEITEKFPRMSYDDAMNFYGSDKPDLRFDMKLIDLSEETANCGFGVFENALKDGGNVKAIVAPNAEKFSRKYIKDLEDYVKTYFKAKGLAYIKMNENGEINSPIAKFFSEEKLAQIIEKLGIKNNEVALILADKYKVVHDGLGALRLKLGEELELIDKNAFKFLWVVDFPMFEWSEEENRYKAQHHPFTSIKEEDRKYLDTNELAKIKTDSYDIVLNGYEIGGGSIRIHDEDLQAKVFEKLGFSQEELEDKFGFFLEVLKYGVPPHGGLAYGIDRWLMAMLKEDSIKEVIPFPKTNKGQDLMTGAPAGIEEQVLEDDLRLKLLEVEKED
- a CDS encoding zinc-ribbon domain-containing protein, giving the protein MILIFGTKRKFKNLGTLENCHCSRCNNTSDWNFMEYRDWFTLFWIPVFPISGRKEYLECPICRQVYDVPKN
- the holA gene encoding DNA polymerase III subunit delta; translated protein: MIYFIGGKKQREFKYFEILEKIRKENVGISESFFDVDLKENEQFLEKININSIFSSQELVVLKRAEKLKNIEEILKYIANLEIVNKEIIIDYDKEDGKFGAKLKKLLDELEKNRKMKVFLFQKETEEEIRAYIVNELGINGRDLALLLEMIGNNPFKVRNEVEKIKIFLNGEKFDIKKIKNVVSVEKEYRIYEMTRNILLNKPADVMRYLEQKKEYMGILYSLYSELEIMYKISSLKVKGRKFSKNYNTFKIEFEEIKEIFKSNNRIPNSYVIFKKIELERNYTNASLKKLVFRCWEIEKDIKTGKIEMETGVEMLIMEICSLFRKK